Proteins from one Microscilla marina ATCC 23134 genomic window:
- a CDS encoding amidohydrolase — translation MKKYLFAFIPLLFILLNACGSKIQERDATKSNEVDLIVHNAKVYTVDSTFSQVEAFAVKDGQFVAVGSSKDILTKYKAKKKIDLQKKPVYPGFFDAHCHFYRYGLGLRQVDLVGTTSFASIVTKLQAFRKQNPAQAWLIGRGWDQNDWELKEFPSKDTLDKVFPDVPVFLTRVDGHAALANQKALDLAGVKKGAKINGGVIATKNDQLTGILIDNAIQLVSKAIPEASKAEQTTALLNAQKQCFAVGLTSVVDAGLNRSNIELIDELHKANKLKMRVYAMISATKANLDYYLAKGKIKTDYLHVRSVKVYADGALGSRGACLLHPYHDKPEEQGFLLSSPQTLDSLVQRIAAKGFQVNTHCIGDSANRLLLDIYGKYLKGNNDLRWRIEHAQVVSKADLQKFAQFSIIPSVQPTHGTSDMYWADERLGNEKVKTAYAYKDLLKQGRLLAIGSDFPVEHINPLYGFHAGVARQDAKNFPEGGFQMENAISREQALKGMTIWAAFSNFEENEKGSIEPGKMADFVVTEKDLMTSPKAELRQVKVLHTFVGGEQVYQKK, via the coding sequence ATGAAAAAGTATTTATTCGCTTTTATTCCATTATTATTTATTTTATTGAATGCCTGTGGCTCAAAAATCCAAGAGCGCGACGCTACTAAAAGCAACGAGGTAGACTTGATTGTACACAACGCCAAGGTATATACTGTAGACAGCACCTTTAGCCAGGTAGAGGCTTTTGCGGTCAAAGATGGTCAATTTGTGGCAGTAGGCAGCTCCAAAGACATTTTGACAAAATACAAGGCTAAAAAGAAAATTGATTTACAGAAAAAGCCGGTATATCCTGGTTTTTTCGATGCGCATTGCCATTTTTACCGCTATGGGTTGGGGTTGCGTCAGGTAGACTTGGTAGGTACCACTTCTTTTGCCAGCATTGTCACTAAGTTGCAAGCCTTTCGTAAGCAAAACCCTGCGCAGGCTTGGTTGATTGGGCGTGGTTGGGATCAAAACGATTGGGAATTAAAGGAGTTTCCTTCTAAAGACACTTTGGACAAGGTTTTTCCTGATGTCCCTGTATTTTTGACCAGGGTAGACGGGCACGCAGCTTTGGCCAATCAAAAAGCGTTGGATCTTGCCGGAGTAAAAAAGGGGGCAAAAATAAATGGAGGGGTCATTGCCACCAAAAATGACCAACTTACCGGGATATTGATAGACAACGCCATACAATTGGTGAGTAAAGCCATTCCGGAAGCCAGCAAAGCAGAACAAACAACCGCTTTGCTCAATGCCCAAAAGCAGTGTTTTGCGGTGGGGCTCACTAGTGTAGTAGATGCGGGGCTCAACCGCAGCAATATTGAATTGATAGATGAACTACATAAAGCTAACAAGCTAAAAATGAGGGTATATGCTATGATAAGCGCTACCAAGGCCAACCTGGATTATTATTTGGCAAAAGGTAAGATAAAAACCGACTACCTCCATGTTCGCTCGGTAAAAGTATACGCCGATGGCGCTTTGGGTTCGCGCGGGGCTTGTTTGCTGCATCCTTACCATGACAAACCCGAAGAACAAGGTTTTTTGTTGTCTTCTCCCCAAACTTTAGATAGCTTGGTGCAACGCATAGCAGCCAAAGGTTTTCAGGTAAACACCCACTGCATAGGCGACTCAGCAAACCGTTTGTTGTTAGACATTTATGGCAAATACCTTAAGGGCAACAATGATTTACGCTGGCGCATAGAGCATGCTCAAGTAGTAAGCAAGGCTGATTTACAAAAATTTGCCCAGTTTAGCATAATTCCTTCGGTGCAACCTACCCACGGAACCTCTGACATGTACTGGGCAGACGAACGTTTGGGCAACGAAAAGGTAAAAACTGCTTATGCGTATAAAGACTTATTGAAACAAGGCAGGTTGTTGGCAATTGGCAGTGATTTTCCGGTGGAGCACATCAACCCACTGTATGGTTTTCATGCGGGGGTGGCACGCCAGGACGCCAAGAATTTCCCCGAAGGTGGGTTCCAAATGGAGAACGCCATTAGCCGCGAGCAAGCACTCAAGGGGATGACCATTTGGGCGGCATTCAGCAATTTTGAAGAAAACGAAAAAGGAAGCATTGAACCAGGTAAAATGGCGGACTTTGTCGTGACTGAAAAAGATTTAATGACGTCTCCAAAAGCCGAACTACGCCAAGTTAAGGTCTTGCATACTTTTGTGGGAGGCGAGCAAGTATATCAAAAAAAGTAA
- a CDS encoding T9SS type A sorting domain-containing protein — MKQLTSKIYMICCLWAMSQFAFAQSVQFEPVHTKSPFVASSESTMAFADVNGDQAPDLLISTYNGEDCAIKLYTNDGKGNYQNVTQLPFEKLSRSSVAFADVNGDQAPDLLLNGFHAKSFQGITRLYLNDGKGGFAEQKEAALQGVDFGAIAFADVDNDGDQDIFLSGVDAQLKTVARMYINNGKGNFQETTISVQGLARGAATFADVDGDQLPDLLLTGVNAAYVPTAQLYKNKGNGQFTLVKNTPFTGVHGSAAAFADVDNDQDLDVLITGLNKLKQATTILYQNDGLGNFERVENTPFQGTSDGAVAFADIDGDRDADVLITGLDQQQRKIATLYQNQGNGQFALLKNMPFAGAGLGSIGFADIDQDNDLDVMITGANNEAKPTTQLYKNGHDFNAVSSKKPQTAFAHLKVYPVPSLGKVTIEATGFAGTYQLVDLNGQKIAAGKINARGRTPIVLQQRNRVYMLRVTREDGQVFTYKLINK; from the coding sequence ATGAAACAACTTACCTCAAAAATATATATGATTTGTTGCCTGTGGGCAATGAGCCAATTTGCCTTTGCGCAAAGTGTACAGTTTGAACCCGTGCACACAAAAAGTCCTTTTGTTGCCTCTTCGGAGAGCACCATGGCTTTTGCCGACGTCAACGGAGACCAAGCGCCCGATTTACTCATTTCTACTTATAATGGCGAAGATTGCGCCATTAAGTTATATACCAACGATGGCAAAGGAAACTACCAAAATGTAACCCAATTACCTTTTGAAAAACTCAGCCGTAGTTCGGTGGCTTTTGCCGATGTAAATGGTGACCAAGCGCCCGACCTGTTGTTGAATGGTTTTCACGCAAAAAGTTTCCAAGGTATTACCAGGCTCTACCTCAACGATGGCAAGGGTGGTTTTGCCGAACAAAAAGAAGCCGCTTTACAAGGGGTTGACTTTGGGGCTATAGCTTTTGCCGATGTAGACAATGACGGTGACCAGGATATTTTCTTGAGTGGGGTAGATGCTCAACTAAAGACTGTAGCACGAATGTATATCAACAATGGCAAGGGAAACTTTCAGGAAACCACCATCTCGGTGCAGGGCTTGGCGCGTGGGGCTGCTACTTTTGCCGATGTAGACGGTGACCAATTGCCCGACTTATTACTCACTGGGGTCAATGCGGCGTATGTGCCTACTGCCCAGCTTTACAAAAACAAGGGCAATGGACAATTTACACTGGTAAAAAACACCCCTTTTACCGGAGTACACGGCAGTGCGGCAGCGTTTGCCGATGTAGACAATGACCAAGACCTGGATGTGCTGATTACGGGCTTGAACAAGTTGAAACAAGCAACCACTATTTTGTACCAAAACGATGGTTTGGGCAACTTTGAACGGGTAGAAAATACGCCTTTTCAAGGAACAAGCGATGGGGCGGTGGCTTTTGCCGATATTGACGGTGACCGTGATGCGGATGTACTTATTACCGGGCTTGACCAACAACAACGCAAAATAGCGACTTTGTATCAAAACCAGGGAAATGGGCAGTTTGCACTGCTCAAAAATATGCCGTTTGCCGGGGCTGGTCTGGGCAGTATTGGCTTTGCTGATATTGACCAAGACAATGATTTGGATGTGATGATTACGGGGGCAAATAACGAGGCAAAGCCTACCACTCAGTTGTATAAAAACGGCCATGACTTTAATGCAGTATCGTCCAAGAAGCCTCAAACTGCCTTCGCCCACCTTAAGGTGTATCCAGTGCCTAGCCTGGGGAAGGTAACTATAGAAGCCACAGGTTTTGCTGGTACGTATCAGTTGGTAGACTTGAATGGTCAGAAAATAGCCGCAGGCAAGATCAATGCTAGAGGAAGAACTCCGATTGTGTTGCAGCAACGCAACCGGGTGTATATGCTCAGGGTTACCCGCGAAGATGGGCAGGTGTTTACTTATAAGTTGATTAATAAGTAA
- a CDS encoding nicotinate phosphoribosyltransferase, protein MKLTKDLYQTSLSLLTDLYQLTMAYGYWKAGRSENESVFHLFFRSHPFKGGFTIACGLEYVIDYLDNFKFSEDDIAYLATLKGNDDKPMFEQGFLDYLADLKFTCDVEAVPEGTVVFPQEPLIRIKGPIAQCQLLETPLLNIVNYQTLVATKAARMNLATKGEPVLEFGLRRAQGIDGGLAASRAAYIGGCGATSNVLAGRLFGIPVKGTHAHSWVMSFDTEMDAFETYADVLPNNCVFLVDTYDTVQGVRHAVEVGKKLRAQGHEMIGVRLDSGDLAYLSIKAREILDEAGFPEATIVASNDLDENIINSLKLQDAKINVWGIGTKLVTAYDQPALGGVYKIAAMRKDDGSWDYKVKLSEQVIKISNPGVLQVRRFYQDGEYIGDMIFNEVEKIPEVATIIDPMDATRQRDMPANAEFKDLLQPLFKSGELTYRIPTIDEVKAHAANELKNFHAGVKRFINPHSYPVGLEKTLSDYKYDLIRDLRKRKQS, encoded by the coding sequence ATGAAACTAACAAAAGACCTTTATCAAACTTCACTTTCTTTGTTAACCGATCTTTACCAATTAACCATGGCTTATGGCTATTGGAAAGCGGGCAGGTCGGAAAACGAATCTGTATTCCATTTATTTTTCCGCAGCCACCCGTTCAAAGGCGGGTTTACGATTGCCTGTGGTCTAGAGTATGTCATTGATTATTTAGATAACTTCAAGTTTTCGGAAGATGACATTGCTTACCTGGCTACCCTGAAGGGCAACGATGACAAGCCAATGTTTGAACAGGGTTTTTTGGACTATTTGGCTGACCTGAAGTTTACCTGCGATGTAGAGGCAGTGCCTGAAGGCACGGTGGTTTTTCCTCAAGAACCCCTCATCCGGATCAAAGGCCCTATAGCCCAGTGTCAGTTGCTGGAAACTCCTCTGCTCAATATTGTCAATTACCAAACCCTGGTAGCCACCAAAGCTGCCCGTATGAACCTGGCTACCAAAGGGGAGCCTGTGCTTGAGTTTGGTTTGCGCAGAGCCCAAGGCATAGACGGTGGACTGGCTGCAAGCAGGGCTGCATACATTGGTGGTTGTGGAGCCACGTCTAATGTATTGGCGGGGCGCTTGTTTGGCATTCCCGTAAAGGGCACCCACGCCCATAGCTGGGTAATGTCGTTTGACACCGAAATGGATGCTTTCGAAACTTACGCCGATGTATTGCCCAACAACTGTGTGTTTTTGGTAGATACTTACGACACTGTACAAGGAGTAAGGCACGCAGTAGAAGTAGGTAAAAAGTTGCGGGCACAAGGACACGAAATGATTGGCGTCAGGTTAGACTCTGGTGACCTTGCCTACTTGAGTATCAAAGCCCGTGAGATTTTAGATGAGGCAGGTTTTCCGGAAGCTACCATTGTGGCAAGCAACGACCTGGACGAAAATATTATCAACAGTTTGAAACTACAGGATGCCAAAATAAATGTATGGGGCATTGGAACCAAACTTGTGACTGCCTACGACCAACCTGCTTTGGGTGGGGTATACAAAATAGCCGCCATGCGAAAAGACGATGGCAGTTGGGATTATAAGGTAAAGCTGTCGGAGCAGGTAATCAAGATATCGAACCCTGGTGTGTTGCAAGTGCGTCGTTTTTATCAAGACGGAGAGTATATTGGCGATATGATTTTCAATGAAGTGGAGAAGATACCCGAAGTGGCCACCATTATTGACCCAATGGATGCTACCCGCCAACGCGATATGCCTGCCAATGCTGAATTTAAAGATTTACTGCAACCATTGTTCAAAAGTGGCGAGTTGACCTACAGAATACCTACCATTGATGAGGTAAAAGCCCACGCAGCCAATGAGCTAAAAAACTTTCATGCGGGGGTCAAACGTTTTATCAACCCACACAGTTATCCGGTGGGGCTTGAAAAAACCCTCAGTGATTATAAGTATGACCTCATCCGCGATTTGCGTAAGCGAAAACAAAGCTAA
- a CDS encoding neutral/alkaline non-lysosomal ceramidase N-terminal domain-containing protein yields MNYLKTRTLCCLCMAVLAFMQLSLSYGQNNNYLIGVGIYDVTGQIAETNCGGYAQLLHRNKGIRDRQYARAYVMQEPNGSPAVFVCIDKWAVSQAVNLAVIQKLKSKYGGLFSDANVVISATHTHLASAGYSHYSLYNTSTGGFWKPNYDNLVNGIFNAIVRANENKAPGRIYYNKGSLTNASINRSLGAYQQNADVDKYAHSIDDEMTVLKFVQGNQEVGMISWFAVHPTSLSGNYKHNSADNKGFAALTFERMKNSSYATSGAFVAAFANSNAGDMSPNLHLPPANDHRSNATGPGSNEEESTKIIGSRQFQKALSLYNNAHIQLTGSIKVASRYNDFSNLLVAPEFTNGQFQTTCKAALGMSFMAGAEDWRSGISREGITKDADYGLAIDRCHGEKPLAPFFFIGSNDNNPGAPKILSTTLMKIGQLGILAAPAEFTIMAGRRSRETVQSVAGTGLEHLVFAGYSDAYAGYVTTREEYASQQYEGASTHFGPWTLAAYRQEFKRLATKIANPAASPWGNSTAPQPPVKSAPLNMAAHIFFDDKPLFKSFGDVHKNTSSHYAKGSTAKVVFWGAHPNNDLKTNSTYLTVERWNGSSWQAVYYDRDPITKLTWDRNGVANSHITVEWCIPANEASGYYRIRHFGKWKNGFTGKLKNYTGTSRSFLVN; encoded by the coding sequence ATGAACTATTTAAAAACCAGAACATTGTGCTGCCTCTGTATGGCAGTACTTGCATTCATGCAACTAAGCCTTAGTTATGGGCAAAACAACAACTACCTAATAGGAGTGGGGATTTATGATGTCACCGGGCAAATTGCCGAAACCAATTGTGGGGGGTACGCCCAGTTGCTGCACCGAAACAAAGGCATTCGCGATCGCCAATATGCCAGGGCTTATGTAATGCAAGAGCCCAACGGTAGCCCGGCAGTGTTTGTATGTATAGACAAATGGGCAGTGAGCCAGGCAGTAAACCTTGCTGTGATACAAAAGCTCAAAAGTAAATATGGCGGGCTTTTTAGTGATGCAAACGTGGTGATAAGTGCCACCCATACCCATTTGGCCTCTGCGGGTTATTCACACTATAGCCTGTACAATACCTCTACCGGAGGGTTTTGGAAACCGAACTATGACAACCTCGTCAATGGAATATTCAATGCCATTGTGCGCGCTAACGAAAACAAAGCGCCTGGACGCATTTATTACAACAAAGGCTCACTTACCAACGCCAGCATCAACCGTTCTTTGGGGGCTTATCAGCAAAACGCCGATGTAGATAAGTATGCCCATAGCATAGACGACGAAATGACGGTGCTTAAGTTTGTGCAAGGCAACCAAGAGGTGGGAATGATTTCGTGGTTTGCAGTACACCCCACCAGTTTGTCGGGAAACTATAAGCATAACAGTGCTGATAATAAAGGGTTTGCTGCCTTGACGTTTGAGCGAATGAAGAACTCCTCTTACGCTACTTCGGGCGCGTTTGTAGCTGCCTTTGCCAATAGCAATGCCGGAGACATGTCGCCTAACCTACACCTGCCCCCGGCAAATGATCATAGATCAAATGCCACCGGACCCGGCAGCAACGAAGAAGAAAGCACCAAAATTATTGGCAGTCGTCAGTTTCAAAAAGCCCTGAGCCTTTACAACAATGCCCACATTCAGCTTACTGGATCTATCAAAGTAGCATCGCGGTATAATGACTTTTCTAACCTTTTGGTGGCTCCAGAGTTTACTAATGGTCAGTTTCAGACCACTTGTAAAGCTGCCTTAGGCATGTCATTTATGGCAGGTGCCGAAGATTGGCGTTCTGGCATCTCCCGCGAAGGGATAACCAAAGATGCCGACTATGGATTGGCGATCGACAGATGCCATGGGGAAAAACCGCTGGCTCCTTTTTTCTTTATTGGTAGCAACGACAACAACCCAGGTGCCCCTAAAATACTGAGTACTACGCTGATGAAAATAGGGCAATTGGGCATACTGGCAGCCCCGGCTGAGTTTACCATTATGGCGGGGCGTCGCTCGCGCGAAACGGTACAATCGGTAGCGGGTACCGGGCTTGAGCACTTGGTTTTTGCGGGGTATTCTGACGCCTATGCGGGCTATGTAACCACGCGTGAAGAGTACGCCAGCCAACAATACGAAGGTGCAAGTACTCATTTCGGTCCCTGGACTTTAGCCGCTTATCGTCAGGAGTTTAAGCGCCTTGCCACCAAAATTGCCAATCCCGCGGCCAGCCCCTGGGGCAACAGTACGGCTCCTCAACCTCCAGTAAAATCTGCTCCCCTCAATATGGCAGCCCATATTTTTTTCGACGACAAGCCCTTGTTCAAAAGTTTTGGCGATGTGCATAAAAACACCTCAAGTCATTATGCTAAAGGGAGTACGGCTAAAGTAGTTTTTTGGGGTGCCCATCCCAACAACGACCTCAAAACCAACAGTACTTACCTGACTGTAGAGCGTTGGAATGGTAGCAGTTGGCAAGCGGTGTATTATGACCGTGACCCTATTACCAAACTTACCTGGGACCGCAACGGGGTAGCCAACTCTCACATTACGGTAGAGTGGTGCATTCCTGCCAATGAAGCATCAGGCTATTACCGTATCCGACATTTTGGCAAGTGGAAAAACGGCTTTACGGGGAAGTTAAAAAACTATACTGGTACCAGTCGTAGCTTTTTGGTCAATTAG
- a CDS encoding Ppx/GppA phosphatase family protein: protein MKLAAIDIGSNGARMLIARTLHNNGKTSIKNIEYVRYPLRLGKDVFANKMIGEKKQEKIHKLMHAFKLLMELHKVEDYLILATSAFREADNGAQIVEDVKQSLGMDIQVIDGDEEAQYMHLAIQTFLSPNQNYLHVDVGGGSTELNIYSNMQKIDAFSFQIGSIRNNEPGGSNHRFESMRQWIVERKELLGQGNNITGICTGGNINKVQKLLNRRSGDSISISEINNLLQELEVYTLHERINILKLNPDRADTIIPATNIYLSAMNWAGIREMFVPKVGVKDGIIYHLMEKHHDKVYNNVE, encoded by the coding sequence TTGAAATTAGCAGCAATTGATATAGGATCGAATGGAGCGAGAATGCTCATTGCCAGAACATTACACAACAACGGGAAAACATCTATTAAAAACATTGAATATGTGCGTTATCCGCTGCGACTCGGCAAGGACGTGTTTGCCAATAAGATGATTGGTGAAAAAAAACAAGAAAAAATACACAAACTCATGCACGCTTTTAAGCTACTTATGGAACTCCATAAAGTAGAAGATTACCTCATATTGGCTACTTCGGCGTTTCGCGAGGCAGACAATGGTGCTCAAATTGTAGAGGATGTGAAACAATCGCTTGGAATGGACATACAAGTGATTGACGGTGACGAAGAAGCCCAATATATGCACTTGGCTATTCAAACATTTTTGAGCCCCAACCAAAACTATTTGCATGTAGACGTAGGAGGCGGTAGTACCGAGCTCAACATTTATAGTAATATGCAAAAAATAGATGCCTTTTCTTTTCAGATAGGCTCTATTCGCAACAATGAGCCCGGAGGCTCCAATCACCGTTTTGAGAGCATGCGTCAATGGATTGTAGAACGCAAAGAGCTGCTGGGGCAGGGCAACAACATTACTGGAATATGTACAGGAGGGAATATCAATAAAGTGCAAAAGTTGCTCAACCGTCGTAGTGGCGACTCTATCTCTATCAGCGAAATTAACAATTTACTGCAAGAGCTTGAGGTGTATACTTTGCATGAGCGCATTAATATTTTGAAGCTAAACCCCGACCGTGCCGACACGATTATCCCAGCTACTAATATCTACTTATCGGCCATGAACTGGGCAGGCATTCGCGAAATGTTTGTGCCCAAGGTAGGCGTCAAAGATGGAATTATTTACCATTTGATGGAAAAACACCACGATAAAGTATATAATAATGTAGAATAA
- a CDS encoding lactate 2-monooxygenase: protein MKFEAINRQRIIYTSGASGKTPLVPVTPQLLEEKAARRMTKEATGYIIGGAGLGKTMQNNRSAFDQYQIVPRMLKDVSKRDTSITLFGQKFPSPLLTAPVGVLEMVHKRADLAVAEATSSLGVPMIFSNQASYPMEACASLMGNNPRWFQLYWSKSNELVLSFLKRAEASGCSAIVVTLDTSVLGWRTQDLDLAFLPFLQGKGIAQYTSDPVFQQLMDEPIDHQAPEFKPKVTLSLIKNALRMKKNYPGGLWKNFSSDRPIKAVKRFVNIYSRDSLTWENLQFLRKHTQLPLLLKGILHPDDAQKAIDYGMDGIVVSNHGGRQVDGAIGSFAALPDIVQKVKDQIPVLLDSGVRSGADMLKALAIGAKAVCVGRPYVYGLALAGAAGVQEVLANLMADFELNMALAGCKSVGELGRELLKKPQAFSC, encoded by the coding sequence ATGAAATTTGAAGCCATCAATCGTCAACGCATTATTTATACCTCCGGCGCCAGTGGTAAAACTCCTTTGGTGCCTGTTACGCCTCAACTGTTAGAAGAAAAAGCTGCCCGGCGCATGACAAAAGAGGCGACAGGCTATATTATTGGCGGGGCGGGATTGGGCAAAACTATGCAAAACAACCGGAGCGCTTTTGACCAGTATCAAATTGTGCCCCGTATGCTCAAAGATGTATCAAAACGCGATACTTCTATTACCTTGTTTGGGCAAAAATTTCCTTCACCCTTGCTCACGGCTCCTGTAGGTGTGTTAGAGATGGTACACAAACGCGCCGACCTTGCCGTTGCCGAAGCCACCAGTAGTTTGGGGGTGCCTATGATCTTTTCTAACCAGGCATCTTACCCAATGGAAGCTTGTGCAAGTCTGATGGGCAACAACCCGCGCTGGTTTCAATTGTACTGGAGCAAATCTAACGAGTTGGTGTTGAGCTTTCTCAAACGCGCTGAAGCCAGTGGTTGCTCGGCTATAGTAGTCACTCTTGACACCTCGGTATTGGGTTGGCGAACTCAAGACCTTGACCTGGCTTTTTTGCCCTTTTTGCAAGGTAAAGGCATTGCCCAATATACGAGTGATCCGGTTTTTCAACAATTAATGGACGAACCTATAGATCATCAAGCTCCTGAGTTTAAGCCTAAGGTGACGCTTTCGCTGATAAAAAATGCCCTTCGAATGAAAAAAAACTACCCTGGCGGCTTGTGGAAAAACTTCAGCTCTGACCGCCCCATCAAAGCCGTTAAGCGGTTTGTGAATATTTATTCCAGAGATTCGCTTACCTGGGAAAACCTCCAGTTTTTGCGTAAACACACTCAATTGCCTTTGTTACTTAAGGGGATTTTGCACCCTGATGATGCCCAAAAAGCTATAGACTATGGTATGGATGGCATTGTGGTGTCGAACCACGGAGGGCGTCAGGTAGATGGGGCTATAGGGAGCTTTGCTGCTTTACCAGACATTGTACAAAAGGTAAAAGACCAAATACCTGTACTGCTCGACAGCGGGGTAAGGAGCGGAGCCGATATGTTGAAGGCACTTGCTATAGGTGCCAAGGCAGTATGTGTGGGGCGACCCTATGTGTATGGGCTGGCACTTGCGGGCGCTGCTGGGGTGCAGGAAGTACTCGCCAACCTCATGGCAGACTTTGAGCTCAATATGGCGTTGGCTGGCTGCAAATCGGTAGGTGAACTTGGTCGGGAGCTATTAAAAAAGCCTCAAGCTTTTAGCTGTTAG
- a CDS encoding dihydrofolate reductase: MKVSIVVAIAENGVIGIDNGLPWRLSSDLKNFKKLTSGHTILMGRKTYESIGKPLPKRRNLVISRDPAYIAEGCEVFQSIEVALEAAKADSEVFVIGGAQIYRQVLPKADKIYLTRVKAEVKGDAFFEIENLDQWQVVSTQAFAAGEKDEYDFEVVELLQP; encoded by the coding sequence ATGAAAGTATCAATTGTAGTGGCTATAGCCGAAAATGGAGTAATTGGAATAGACAATGGGTTGCCCTGGCGACTATCGTCTGACCTCAAAAACTTTAAAAAACTTACCTCTGGGCACACCATACTCATGGGGCGCAAAACTTACGAATCGATCGGCAAGCCTTTGCCCAAACGTCGCAACCTGGTCATTAGCAGAGACCCTGCATATATAGCAGAGGGTTGCGAGGTGTTTCAAAGCATAGAGGTTGCTCTAGAAGCTGCCAAGGCAGACAGTGAGGTATTTGTGATAGGTGGTGCACAAATCTACCGTCAGGTGTTGCCCAAAGCCGATAAAATTTACCTAACCAGGGTGAAAGCTGAGGTAAAAGGAGATGCTTTTTTTGAGATTGAAAACCTCGACCAGTGGCAGGTAGTCAGTACCCAGGCTTTTGCTGCGGGTGAAAAAGACGAATATGATTTTGAAGTGGTGGAGCTTCTACAGCCTTAA